Proteins from a genomic interval of Arachis hypogaea cultivar Tifrunner chromosome 10, arahy.Tifrunner.gnm2.J5K5, whole genome shotgun sequence:
- the LOC112717073 gene encoding B3 domain-containing transcription factor VRN1, giving the protein MNEEDQATPPPMNNSNAVLFFKIILSTTLEDGKLKIPTSFTRKYGDGLSNPVFLKPPDGTEWKVEWTKHDDGIFLEHGWNEFAMYYSLDHGHLLFFEYKNTSQFEVQICEVSGLEIDYPFHVIQQENENIEQISHEADQVFDDMPQSQNNRMKSPMFYPQPSNTTREVRTSCSLQNLPLIHQINGNECQGTSFDKSTFASIKKELDEDIGGSTPCPRVERLKQTLNKATTSKSKQNPSFMVIMKPSYANSYSMNIPSKFTAKYLKKHATAILEVHDGGRTWAVTYSFGKFSSGWKRFAKDNSLNVGDICVFELTNPKDLYFKVSITRIEEEELPLSQVEGDRVNCLEPGKVNYVESKSDIVIKVKKETQETSMATPPGFEPNEEALKEAKKFTSENPFFMIIIKPSFLRQRRPSIPAFFIRNYLKKTHIVTFKFGETRWRIKLLRYTRYRSPITLSNGWSLFCRGSRLKAGDVCIFELINKEDAVFEVHLFRCHS; this is encoded by the exons ATGAATGAGGAAGATCAAGCCACACCACCACCCATGAATAATTCCAATGCAGTCCTTTTCTTCAAGATCATACTTTCAACAACTCTTGAAGACGGAAAACTT AAGATCCCAACCAGTTTCACTAGGAAATATGGTGATGGCCTATCAAACCCAGTGTTTCTTAAGCCTCCGGACGGAACCGAATGGAAAGTAGAATGGACTAAGCATGATGATGGGATTTTTCTTGAACATGGTTGGAATGAGTTTGCTATGTATTACTCTCTAGATCATGGGCATTTGCTGTTTTTTGAATACAAAAACACTTCTCAATTTGAGGTACAAATATGTGAAGTGAGTGGCCTTGAAATAGATTATCCTTTCCATGTCattcaacaagaaaatgaaaACATTGAACAGATCAGTCATGAGGCAGATCAAGTGTTCGATGATATGCCTCAAAGCCAAAACAATAGAATGAAATCACCAATGTTTTATCCTCAGCCATCAAACACAACTAGAGAAGTTAGAACAAGCTGCAGTTTGCAAAACTTGCCTCTTATTCACCAAATTAATGGTAATGAGTGTCAAGGAACAAGCTTTGACAAGTCAACATTTGCATCTATTAAGAAAGAATTGGATG AGGATATAGGTGGTAGCACTCCATGTCCAAGAGTGGAACGGTTAAAGCAAACCTTAAACAAAGCTACAACTTCCAAATCCAAACAAAACCCCTCTTTCATGGTTATCATGAAACCTTCCTATGCTAACAGTTACTCAATG AATATCCCTTCAAAATTCACAGCAAAATATTTGAAGAAGCATGCAACAGCCATCCTTGAGGTCCATGATGGGGGGAGAACATGGGCTGTTACTTACAGTTTTGGCAAATTCAGTTCTGGATGGAAGAGATTTGCAAAAGACAATAGTTTGAATGTAGGGGACATTTGTGTTTTTGAGCTCACCAATCCCAAAGACCTTTATTTTAAGGTATCCATAACTCGAATTGAAGAAGAGGAACTTCCGCTATCACAAG TTGAAGGAGACAGAGTCAATTGTTTAGAACCAGGGAAAGTCAATTATGTTGAAAGCAAGAGTGACATTGTGATTAAAG TCAAAAAGGAAACTCAAGAAACTTCAATGGCGACTCCTCCCGGCTTTGAGCCAAATGAAGAAGCCCTGAAAGAAGCTAAGAAATTCACCTCAGAAAATCCATTTTTCATGATCATTATAAAGCCGAGCTTTCTGAGGCAACGCAGACCG AGTATACCAGCTTTCTTCatcagaaattacctcaaaaagACTCATATTGTGACATTCAAGTTTGGAGAGACACGGTGGCGTATAAAGTTGCTGCGTTACACAAGATACAGAAGTCCAATCACATTATCGAATGGTTGGAGCCTATTTTGTAGAGGAAGTAGATTGAAAGCAGGAGATGTTTGCATCTTTGAGCTAATCAACAAAGAAGATGCAGTGTTTGAAGTTCACTTGTTTAGGTGCCACTCTTAG